In the Gossypium arboreum isolate Shixiya-1 chromosome 10, ASM2569848v2, whole genome shotgun sequence genome, one interval contains:
- the LOC108469591 gene encoding glycolipid transfer protein 1-like isoform X2 has protein sequence MEGTVFTPSLEGMQHIRSPQGEMLTKPFLDVCKLILPVIDKFGTAMALVKRDIGRNTSRLEKKYQSDPFRYNFLYNMVKEEYECKSAKGSTSCTNGILWLTRAMDFIVELFHNLLTHPDWSVTDACTDAYGKTLRKFHGWIASSSFTVAMKLAPDRKKFMEVITCKGDVRADMEKFCLTFPPYLEENHKFLVLRSLI, from the exons ATGGAAGGAACAGTTTTTACTCCATCATTGGAAGGAATGCAGCACATCAGATCCCCACAAGGAGAAATGCTTACAAAGCCATTCCTGGACGTCTGCAAGTTGATTTTGCCAGTCATAG ATAAGTTTGGAACTGCTATGGCCCTTGTAAAGCGTGATATTGGTAGAAACACATCA AGATTGGAAAAAAAATACCAGTCGGATCCCTTTAGATACAACTTCTTGTACAATATGGTGAAAGAAGAGTACGAATGTAAATCAGCGAAAGGATCAACAAGTTGTACTAATGGTATTCTTTGGTTGACTAG AGCAATGGATTTTATAGTAGAATTGTTCCACAACTTACTTACACATCCAGATTGGTCAGTGACTGATGCTTGTACAGATGCCTATGGCAAGACCCTGAGAAAATTCCATGGATGGATTGCTAGCTCAAGTTTCAca GTTGCTATGAAGCTGGCACCAGATAGGAAGAAATTCATGGAAGTGATTACTTGCAAAGGAGATGTTAGAGCCGACATGGAGAAATTTTGTTTGACATTTCCTCCATATCTTGAGGAAAATCATAAGTTTCTG GTTTTAAGAAGCTTAATATAG
- the LOC108469591 gene encoding glycolipid transfer protein 1-like isoform X1, producing MEGTVFTPSLEGMQHIRSPQGEMLTKPFLDVCKLILPVIDKFGTAMALVKRDIGRNTSRLEKKYQSDPFRYNFLYNMVKEEYECKSAKGSTSCTNGILWLTRAMDFIVELFHNLLTHPDWSVTDACTDAYGKTLRKFHGWIASSSFTVAMKLAPDRKKFMEVITCKGDVRADMEKFCLTFPPYLEENHKFLVRKICSKMHLFCHTSNPYMQQSYFLNFENDIIYSYWKDL from the exons ATGGAAGGAACAGTTTTTACTCCATCATTGGAAGGAATGCAGCACATCAGATCCCCACAAGGAGAAATGCTTACAAAGCCATTCCTGGACGTCTGCAAGTTGATTTTGCCAGTCATAG ATAAGTTTGGAACTGCTATGGCCCTTGTAAAGCGTGATATTGGTAGAAACACATCA AGATTGGAAAAAAAATACCAGTCGGATCCCTTTAGATACAACTTCTTGTACAATATGGTGAAAGAAGAGTACGAATGTAAATCAGCGAAAGGATCAACAAGTTGTACTAATGGTATTCTTTGGTTGACTAG AGCAATGGATTTTATAGTAGAATTGTTCCACAACTTACTTACACATCCAGATTGGTCAGTGACTGATGCTTGTACAGATGCCTATGGCAAGACCCTGAGAAAATTCCATGGATGGATTGCTAGCTCAAGTTTCAca GTTGCTATGAAGCTGGCACCAGATAGGAAGAAATTCATGGAAGTGATTACTTGCAAAGGAGATGTTAGAGCCGACATGGAGAAATTTTGTTTGACATTTCCTCCATATCTTGAGGAAAATCATAAGTTTCTGGTAAGAAAAATTTGCTCAAAGATGCATCTTTTTTGCCATACCAGCAATCCATATATGCAACAATCATATTTCTTGAACTTTGAGAATGATATCATATATTCATATTGGAAAGATCTGTGA
- the LOC108469591 gene encoding glycolipid transfer protein 1-like isoform X3, whose product MEGTVFTPSLEGMQHIRSPQGEMLTKPFLDVCKLILPVIDKFGTAMALVKRDIGRNTSRLEKKYQSDPFRYNFLYNMVKEEYECKSAKGSTSCTNGILWLTRAMDFIVELFHNLLTHPDWSVTDACTDAYGKTLRKFHGWIASSSFTVAMKLAPDRKKFMEVITCKGDVRADMEKFCLTFPPYLEENHKFLCSRY is encoded by the exons ATGGAAGGAACAGTTTTTACTCCATCATTGGAAGGAATGCAGCACATCAGATCCCCACAAGGAGAAATGCTTACAAAGCCATTCCTGGACGTCTGCAAGTTGATTTTGCCAGTCATAG ATAAGTTTGGAACTGCTATGGCCCTTGTAAAGCGTGATATTGGTAGAAACACATCA AGATTGGAAAAAAAATACCAGTCGGATCCCTTTAGATACAACTTCTTGTACAATATGGTGAAAGAAGAGTACGAATGTAAATCAGCGAAAGGATCAACAAGTTGTACTAATGGTATTCTTTGGTTGACTAG AGCAATGGATTTTATAGTAGAATTGTTCCACAACTTACTTACACATCCAGATTGGTCAGTGACTGATGCTTGTACAGATGCCTATGGCAAGACCCTGAGAAAATTCCATGGATGGATTGCTAGCTCAAGTTTCAca GTTGCTATGAAGCTGGCACCAGATAGGAAGAAATTCATGGAAGTGATTACTTGCAAAGGAGATGTTAGAGCCGACATGGAGAAATTTTGTTTGACATTTCCTCCATATCTTGAGGAAAATCATAAGTTTCTG
- the LOC108469591 gene encoding glycolipid transfer protein 1-like isoform X4, which yields MEGTVFTPSLEGMQHIRSPQGEMLTKPFLDVCKLILPVIDKFGTAMALVKRDIGRNTSRLEKKYQSDPFRYNFLYNMVKEEYECKSAKGSTSCTNGILWLTRAMDFIVELFHNLLTHPDWSVTDACTDAYGKTLRKFHGWIASSSFTVAMKLAPDRKKFMEVITCKGDVRADMEKFCLTFPPYLEENHKFL from the exons ATGGAAGGAACAGTTTTTACTCCATCATTGGAAGGAATGCAGCACATCAGATCCCCACAAGGAGAAATGCTTACAAAGCCATTCCTGGACGTCTGCAAGTTGATTTTGCCAGTCATAG ATAAGTTTGGAACTGCTATGGCCCTTGTAAAGCGTGATATTGGTAGAAACACATCA AGATTGGAAAAAAAATACCAGTCGGATCCCTTTAGATACAACTTCTTGTACAATATGGTGAAAGAAGAGTACGAATGTAAATCAGCGAAAGGATCAACAAGTTGTACTAATGGTATTCTTTGGTTGACTAG AGCAATGGATTTTATAGTAGAATTGTTCCACAACTTACTTACACATCCAGATTGGTCAGTGACTGATGCTTGTACAGATGCCTATGGCAAGACCCTGAGAAAATTCCATGGATGGATTGCTAGCTCAAGTTTCAca GTTGCTATGAAGCTGGCACCAGATAGGAAGAAATTCATGGAAGTGATTACTTGCAAAGGAGATGTTAGAGCCGACATGGAGAAATTTTGTTTGACATTTCCTCCATATCTTGAGGAAAATCATAAGTTTCTG